In Wolinella succinogenes DSM 1740, a single genomic region encodes these proteins:
- a CDS encoding glycosyltransferase family 4 protein, which produces MRILLFTDTLGDANGVSRFVTDMGREAQESQGELHIFGSTLKKRYESALYIHNEKPFWRFRMPFYPELDLAIPPFWRFWSLAKELNPDIIHISTPGFVGLCGRIIAKRLGKPLCGTYHTDFPAYIMENTQSSFLKRLSIRCLRWFYAPFSRLLLRSMTHSRELFEELRIEPSRVGVIQAGIDLTRFGPRFRDRTIWKEWGLCMNAPKALYVGRLNKEKNFLFLLEAWRELKAHYAKPLELVVVGEGEFSGALADEDLDIHYLGFKGGEELSKIYASSDFFLFPSRTDTLGQAVMEACASGLPAVVSDEGGPKEIVSMTQSGYILDAKNHKAWKEAIIHLAQEPLVREEWGKRGASAMLSLGIRRSWESFYKEHQKVPLV; this is translated from the coding sequence GTGAGAATCTTACTCTTCACCGACACCCTAGGCGATGCCAATGGGGTGAGTCGTTTTGTGACGGACATGGGGAGAGAGGCGCAAGAGAGCCAAGGGGAGCTTCATATCTTTGGCTCTACGCTCAAAAAGCGCTACGAGAGCGCCCTCTATATTCACAACGAGAAGCCTTTTTGGCGCTTTAGGATGCCCTTTTATCCTGAGCTGGATTTGGCGATTCCCCCTTTTTGGCGTTTTTGGTCGCTCGCTAAAGAGCTTAATCCTGACATCATCCATATCTCCACGCCAGGCTTTGTCGGGCTGTGCGGGAGAATCATCGCCAAGAGGCTAGGCAAACCCCTTTGTGGCACCTACCACACCGACTTTCCCGCCTATATCATGGAAAACACCCAAAGCTCTTTTTTAAAACGCCTCTCGATTCGGTGCTTGCGCTGGTTTTATGCCCCTTTTTCGCGTCTGCTTTTGCGCTCTATGACTCACTCTAGAGAGCTTTTTGAAGAGCTTAGGATAGAGCCTTCAAGGGTGGGGGTCATCCAAGCAGGAATCGATTTGACGCGCTTTGGCCCAAGATTTCGGGATCGCACGATCTGGAAAGAGTGGGGATTGTGCATGAATGCCCCCAAGGCGCTCTATGTCGGGAGGCTCAACAAGGAGAAGAATTTCCTCTTTTTGCTGGAGGCATGGAGGGAGCTCAAGGCGCACTATGCCAAGCCTTTAGAGCTTGTGGTGGTGGGCGAGGGAGAGTTTAGCGGAGCGTTGGCGGATGAAGATTTGGATATTCACTATCTTGGATTTAAAGGAGGGGAGGAGCTCTCCAAGATCTATGCCAGTAGCGACTTTTTTCTCTTTCCTTCACGCACGGACACTTTGGGGCAGGCGGTGATGGAGGCGTGTGCGAGTGGATTGCCCGCGGTGGTGAGCGATGAGGGAGGGCCCAAGGAGATCGTCTCTATGACCCAAAGCGGCTATATCTTGGACGCTAAGAATCACAAGGCGTGGAAAGAGGCGATTATCCATCTAGCCCAAGAGCCTTTGGTGCGAGAAGAGTGGGGGAAGAGGGGAGCGAGTGCGATGCTTAGCCTAGGAATTAGGAGAAGCTGGGAGAGTTTTTACAAGGAGCACCAAAAGGTGCCCTTGGTATAA
- a CDS encoding UDP-2,3-diacylglucosamine diphosphatase, giving the protein MKFKAVFISDTHLGTKDSKASLLLEFIKEIETKELYLVGDIIDGWSLKRKWIWLQPHSDVIQKILKAARKGVRVTYILGNHDEFIRPFLPLALGDHIRVVDEATYKAKNKKRYKIVHGDLYDSITMTKKWLAILGDNGYQFLLRLNDPINTLRQRLGFRRYWSFSQFIKDHVKQAVAYISDFEKILVAHAREEKFDGIICGHIHKAEIRDIEGITYMNCGDWVESCTALVETLEGEFKIIRWLDER; this is encoded by the coding sequence ATGAAATTCAAAGCTGTCTTCATCTCTGACACCCATCTCGGCACCAAAGATTCCAAAGCCTCTTTATTGCTTGAATTCATCAAAGAGATTGAAACCAAAGAGCTCTATCTTGTCGGTGATATTATCGATGGCTGGTCGCTCAAGCGCAAATGGATCTGGCTACAGCCCCACTCGGATGTGATTCAAAAGATACTCAAAGCCGCACGCAAAGGGGTGAGGGTCACCTATATCTTAGGGAATCATGATGAATTCATCCGTCCCTTTTTGCCTCTCGCGCTTGGAGATCATATCCGCGTGGTGGATGAAGCGACCTACAAAGCCAAAAACAAAAAGCGCTACAAAATCGTCCATGGCGATCTCTATGATTCCATCACCATGACCAAAAAGTGGTTGGCGATCCTAGGGGATAATGGCTATCAGTTCCTCCTGCGTCTTAATGATCCCATCAACACCCTCCGCCAGCGCTTAGGATTCCGCCGATACTGGTCTTTTAGCCAATTCATCAAAGACCATGTCAAGCAAGCCGTCGCCTACATCAGCGACTTTGAAAAGATTTTGGTGGCGCACGCAAGAGAAGAGAAGTTTGATGGTATCATTTGTGGACACATCCACAAAGCCGAGATTCGAGACATTGAGGGAATCACCTACATGAATTGTGGGGATTGGGTGGAATCGTGCACCGCTTTGGTGGAGACTCTAGAGGGAGAGTTCAAAATCATCCGCTGGCTGGATGAACGCTAA
- a CDS encoding RMD1 family protein — protein MEKKPLRAYCNATRYDFNALREFLENRHRVMLVRDCLQIELKEGLVFLFEYGGVVFWDCDYETQKALLDSIAPFSVGILSEVVVDDFEYILEPEASSRIHNDTIRLSEETPLQKLAFSHGIIQSTKLASFENLIQSTIDETRHLPESLAQSGKILLSRREIAKLRGKLFLAKADIHLHFELLDTPEFFWEYPTLEPYYQEIRQYLDIPSRIEVLGQKLSVIEELLTMLADEQNHKHSANLEWIIIILIAIEILLYLH, from the coding sequence ATGGAGAAAAAACCTCTACGCGCCTACTGCAACGCCACTCGATACGACTTCAACGCCCTAAGAGAGTTTCTGGAGAATCGCCATCGCGTGATGCTCGTTCGAGACTGCCTCCAAATCGAGCTCAAAGAGGGCCTAGTCTTTCTCTTTGAGTATGGCGGGGTGGTCTTTTGGGATTGCGACTACGAGACCCAAAAGGCGCTTCTTGATTCCATCGCCCCCTTTAGCGTGGGAATCTTAAGCGAGGTGGTGGTGGATGATTTTGAATATATCCTTGAGCCAGAGGCTTCAAGTCGCATCCATAACGACACGATTCGCCTAAGCGAAGAGACTCCTTTGCAAAAACTCGCCTTCTCGCATGGCATCATCCAATCCACCAAACTCGCCAGCTTTGAGAATCTCATCCAAAGCACTATTGATGAGACGCGCCACCTGCCTGAAAGCCTCGCTCAAAGCGGTAAGATTCTCTTAAGCCGCAGAGAGATTGCCAAGCTTCGCGGCAAGCTTTTTCTCGCCAAAGCCGACATTCACCTTCACTTTGAGCTCCTGGATACTCCAGAGTTTTTCTGGGAATACCCAACCCTAGAGCCCTATTATCAGGAGATTCGCCAATATCTAGATATTCCCTCTCGAATCGAAGTTTTGGGGCAGAAGCTAAGCGTCATTGAAGAGCTTCTCACCATGCTAGCTGACGAGCAGAATCACAAACACTCCGCCAATTTAGAGTGGATCATTATCATTCTCATCGCCATTGAGATTCTTCTCTATCTGCACTAA
- a CDS encoding HD domain-containing phosphohydrolase, with product MKLLIVDDILDNIKVAMNHLKPLGCEFIYATSGKQALERALIHHPDLILMDVMMPEMDGYETVIRLKQSAETASIPVIYLTAKIDPKDIARGFECGGVDYVTKPFSGAELLARVRTHLELRRYQNHLERLVSERTQEVEKLRNAVIEALGGMAEYRDPETGGHIKRTQHYVRELAQRLYEKGKFLMILNPEYIQTLFLSAPLHDIGKVGIRDHILLKPASLTPEEFEEMKRHTLIGEQAIAKLIHNAGECEFLSCALEIAGSHHERFDGSGYPRGLAGEAIPLSARIMALADVYDALVNKRVYKEAWSHERAMQVMRAGRGNHFDPQVFDTFLELEERFIEIYETFRDD from the coding sequence GTGAAGCTTCTCATTGTGGATGATATTTTGGACAACATCAAGGTGGCGATGAATCACCTCAAGCCCCTGGGATGCGAATTCATCTACGCTACTAGTGGCAAGCAAGCCCTAGAGCGAGCCCTTATTCATCATCCCGATCTTATCCTTATGGATGTGATGATGCCTGAGATGGATGGCTATGAGACGGTGATACGCCTGAAGCAGAGCGCCGAGACCGCTTCGATTCCCGTCATCTACCTCACTGCCAAGATCGACCCAAAGGACATCGCTCGAGGGTTTGAGTGCGGTGGTGTGGACTATGTGACCAAGCCCTTTAGTGGAGCGGAACTGCTCGCTAGGGTGCGCACCCATTTAGAGCTTCGCCGATACCAAAACCACCTAGAGAGACTCGTGAGTGAGCGCACTCAAGAGGTGGAAAAGCTTAGAAATGCTGTCATTGAGGCGCTAGGAGGGATGGCGGAGTATCGAGACCCTGAGACGGGAGGGCACATCAAGCGCACGCAACACTATGTAAGAGAGCTGGCACAACGCCTCTATGAGAAGGGAAAATTTTTGATGATTCTAAATCCTGAATACATTCAGACACTCTTCCTCTCTGCGCCCTTGCATGATATTGGCAAGGTGGGAATCCGCGACCACATCCTCTTAAAGCCCGCCAGTCTGACGCCTGAAGAGTTTGAGGAGATGAAGCGCCACACCCTTATTGGGGAGCAGGCGATCGCCAAGCTCATCCACAATGCGGGCGAGTGTGAATTCCTCTCTTGCGCTCTAGAGATCGCGGGCTCTCACCATGAAAGATTTGATGGGAGCGGCTACCCTAGAGGGTTGGCGGGGGAGGCGATTCCTCTATCGGCTCGAATCATGGCGCTCGCGGATGTCTATGATGCGTTGGTGAACAAACGCGTCTATAAAGAGGCTTGGTCGCACGAGAGGGCGATGCAGGTGATGAGGGCGGGTCGCGGGAATCACTTTGACCCTCAGGTGTTTGACACCTTTTTGGAGCTGGAAGAGCGATTTATTGAGATATATGAAACCTTCCGCGACGATTAG
- a CDS encoding transporter substrate-binding domain-containing protein: MKYQWIIFFWLLPLLAWGADGWSAREREYIAAHPSITLGVIDNHPPMSFKHKETQVGILPDIVALLGRYTPFKIEAAYLPIGEVVAKSQSGEIEGFIGQPSTEREKSLRFTHPLHSFPYALFSKTSQTCTSMRELRGKRIAVLKDFAAHSILQEALKGEAETIAYGSFIEAMEGIMRDEADLYLDHMQAGVYQLKQWGVSQVQLACIFKESPQTFSIGVKKDQEILFSILNKSVAKIPTSEIEGIFFRWVYEGVGGFEKRLALTRAEEEFAERFPEITVLGDGNLPPYSWMDGEGRARGILPEVLEALSQKMGVKLSPKLLPYAKLTEELCLSKAKVATLVDVLDCKVKPQDYLHTLPYTRIPLASFALKENLKRLERVFALKGRRIVFLEGVLPSSLPSIHEDNHFLFAKDYQEAFSLLLSKEADLFVDAYYPVLALSQQMGLREVEFFRLLPENYRGDFLVHESLSPLKGMIDRALLEMESSGEMQGILTRHIGILETEELDITPQERQWLEEHPVIKIGAERDFPPFEWIDPESGKHLGVAPEMLAKVQKLLGVKLELESGKDWPRLMKDLEEGRLDMLSTIIRTPARENRFLFSAPYLSFPLVIVGHDERRGFIENLSALKRSKVGVVKGYYTEELLRRSGVEIEVMTYANAKEGMKALVDRRIDFFLENLPTINYIIAQEGYSGAKLLGRIDQDFSLTFGFYKEHPELASLIDKAIAAIPEKEKQEIYNRWSKFDIAPKTNWKMIVQILSIALLFVLFMLFVNRNLSREVRRRREVEAELLKAKELAESANRAKSEFLSNMSHEIRTPLNSILGFAEILQHSSLGIKEQRYAENILKSGKVLMDIINDILDLSRVEAGKMLIQKHPVELEALVREVYGLFLMKAKEKNLDLDLVIDERLPKILVIDGTRVRQILFNLVGNAIKFTHKGYVRISVERGERESEGGIELVLRIKDSGIGIAQADSNKIFEAFEQQSGQDNRLYGGTGLGLAICQRLARLMDGEISLVSQEGLGSEFIVSLQGVIAGVVDQPLERISPSYRFGSEWVLVVDDVEENLELTSALLEAFGLQVATAKDGEEAVEIAQNLEPKLILMDLRMPKMDGFEATKEMRKLKALRSTPIVALTASLIEKGKMEAHQDLFDEIWQKPLPLQTLQALLLRYFTPVETQEDSMEVKPSLAVLASLSSTHQTFLLELIRSYFTKGSLEEAKAFASYLHALAKEGNDALEGLSKEILEWVEGFEIDTLEKRFRGMERFLEGEKE; this comes from the coding sequence ATGAAATACCAATGGATAATCTTCTTTTGGCTCCTTCCTTTGCTTGCGTGGGGAGCGGATGGGTGGAGTGCGAGGGAGCGCGAATATATCGCCGCTCATCCCTCTATCACTCTGGGAGTGATTGATAATCACCCGCCCATGAGCTTTAAACATAAAGAGACTCAGGTGGGAATCCTTCCTGATATTGTCGCTCTTTTGGGTCGGTACACCCCTTTTAAGATTGAGGCGGCCTATCTTCCTATCGGCGAAGTGGTGGCCAAAAGCCAATCGGGCGAGATTGAGGGCTTTATCGGACAGCCGAGTACGGAACGCGAAAAGAGCCTTCGTTTCACCCACCCCCTCCACTCTTTCCCCTACGCGCTTTTTTCAAAGACCTCCCAAACCTGTACGAGCATGAGGGAGTTAAGGGGCAAAAGAATCGCTGTTTTGAAGGATTTTGCGGCGCATTCGATTCTTCAAGAAGCGCTCAAGGGAGAGGCAGAGACGATCGCCTATGGCAGTTTCATTGAGGCGATGGAGGGGATCATGCGCGATGAAGCGGATCTCTACCTTGACCATATGCAAGCGGGAGTCTATCAGCTCAAACAGTGGGGAGTCTCACAGGTTCAGCTTGCCTGCATTTTCAAAGAATCGCCCCAAACTTTCTCTATTGGGGTCAAAAAAGATCAAGAGATTCTTTTTTCAATTCTCAATAAAAGCGTGGCCAAGATTCCCACCTCTGAAATCGAGGGAATCTTTTTTCGCTGGGTCTATGAAGGGGTCGGGGGATTTGAGAAGCGTTTGGCGCTCACTCGAGCTGAGGAGGAGTTTGCCGAGCGTTTTCCTGAAATCACTGTTTTGGGCGATGGAAATCTGCCGCCCTACTCGTGGATGGATGGCGAGGGCAGGGCGAGAGGAATCCTCCCTGAGGTGCTAGAAGCGCTCAGTCAAAAAATGGGCGTGAAGCTCTCTCCTAAGCTGCTCCCCTACGCTAAACTCACCGAAGAGCTCTGCCTAAGCAAGGCCAAGGTGGCCACCTTGGTGGATGTTTTGGATTGTAAAGTCAAGCCTCAGGACTATCTGCACACTCTTCCCTACACACGCATTCCTCTCGCCTCTTTTGCCCTCAAAGAGAATCTCAAGCGCCTAGAGAGGGTTTTTGCCCTCAAGGGGCGCCGTATCGTCTTTCTTGAGGGGGTTCTTCCCTCTTCTTTACCCAGTATTCACGAGGATAACCATTTTCTTTTTGCCAAAGATTATCAAGAGGCGTTTAGCCTTCTTCTCTCCAAAGAGGCTGACCTTTTCGTGGACGCCTACTATCCCGTGCTGGCTCTATCGCAGCAGATGGGGCTTAGGGAGGTGGAGTTTTTCCGTCTTTTGCCAGAAAACTATCGAGGTGACTTCCTCGTCCACGAATCGCTATCGCCCCTCAAAGGAATGATTGATCGCGCCTTGCTAGAGATGGAGAGTTCGGGGGAGATGCAGGGGATTTTGACCCGACATATTGGGATATTGGAGACAGAAGAGCTGGATATTACGCCCCAAGAGCGGCAGTGGCTAGAAGAGCATCCCGTCATTAAAATCGGAGCGGAGAGGGATTTTCCTCCGTTTGAGTGGATCGATCCAGAGAGTGGAAAACACCTAGGCGTGGCACCTGAGATGCTGGCTAAAGTCCAAAAGCTTTTGGGGGTGAAGCTGGAGCTTGAATCGGGCAAAGATTGGCCAAGGCTCATGAAGGATTTGGAGGAGGGAAGATTGGATATGCTCTCCACCATCATAAGAACTCCTGCTCGAGAGAATCGATTCCTCTTTAGCGCCCCCTACCTTAGTTTCCCGCTAGTGATCGTGGGACATGATGAGCGTCGAGGATTCATCGAAAATCTCTCTGCGCTTAAGCGCTCTAAGGTGGGTGTAGTGAAGGGATACTACACTGAGGAGCTTTTGAGGCGTTCTGGCGTAGAGATAGAGGTGATGACCTATGCTAATGCCAAAGAGGGAATGAAGGCGCTCGTGGATAGGCGCATCGATTTTTTCTTGGAGAATCTTCCCACGATCAACTATATCATCGCCCAAGAGGGCTACTCAGGAGCCAAGCTTTTGGGGAGAATCGATCAGGATTTTAGCCTCACTTTTGGCTTTTACAAGGAGCATCCTGAGCTGGCTAGCCTGATTGATAAAGCGATTGCGGCGATTCCTGAGAAGGAGAAGCAAGAGATCTATAATCGCTGGTCAAAGTTTGATATCGCTCCTAAGACCAATTGGAAGATGATCGTTCAGATTTTAAGCATTGCGCTCTTGTTTGTCTTGTTTATGCTTTTTGTCAATCGAAATCTAAGTCGTGAGGTGCGTCGTCGCAGGGAGGTTGAGGCGGAGTTGCTGAAAGCCAAAGAGCTGGCCGAGAGCGCCAATAGGGCTAAGAGCGAATTTCTCTCTAATATGAGTCATGAGATTCGAACACCGCTCAACTCTATTCTTGGATTTGCTGAGATTCTCCAGCACTCCTCTTTGGGAATCAAAGAGCAGCGCTATGCAGAGAATATCCTCAAATCGGGCAAGGTGCTCATGGATATTATTAATGACATCTTGGATCTCTCTAGGGTGGAGGCGGGCAAGATGCTTATCCAAAAGCATCCCGTGGAGCTAGAAGCGCTTGTGAGAGAGGTGTATGGACTCTTTTTAATGAAGGCCAAGGAGAAGAATCTCGATCTCGATCTAGTGATTGATGAACGCTTGCCAAAGATTTTGGTGATTGATGGGACGAGGGTGCGACAGATTCTCTTTAATCTTGTGGGCAATGCGATCAAATTCACCCACAAGGGCTATGTCCGCATCTCTGTGGAGCGGGGAGAGAGGGAGAGCGAGGGAGGAATCGAGCTTGTTTTGCGTATCAAAGATAGCGGGATTGGAATCGCTCAAGCCGATTCAAATAAAATCTTTGAAGCGTTTGAGCAGCAGAGCGGACAAGACAACCGCCTCTATGGCGGAACAGGTCTAGGGCTTGCTATCTGCCAGCGCCTCGCTAGACTCATGGATGGCGAGATTTCGCTGGTGAGCCAAGAGGGCTTGGGAAGCGAATTCATCGTCTCTCTCCAAGGGGTGATCGCGGGCGTGGTGGATCAACCCTTGGAGCGCATCTCTCCCTCTTATCGCTTTGGGTCTGAGTGGGTGCTCGTGGTGGATGATGTGGAGGAGAATCTAGAGCTCACCTCCGCCCTATTGGAGGCATTTGGGCTCCAAGTCGCCACCGCTAAAGATGGAGAGGAGGCGGTGGAGATCGCACAAAATTTGGAACCAAAGCTGATTTTGATGGATTTGAGGATGCCCAAAATGGATGGCTTTGAGGCGACCAAGGAGATGCGAAAGCTCAAAGCGCTTCGCTCCACTCCTATAGTCGCCCTCACCGCTTCGCTGATCGAAAAGGGCAAGATGGAGGCGCATCAAGACCTCTTTGATGAGATTTGGCAAAAGCCACTCCCACTTCAAACGCTTCAAGCCCTGCTTTTGCGCTATTTCACGCCCGTAGAGACGCAAGAAGATTCCATGGAGGTTAAGCCAAGTCTGGCGGTTCTCGCTTCGCTCTCTAGCACGCATCAAACGTTTCTTCTTGAGCTCATTCGCTCCTATTTCACCAAAGGAAGCCTAGAAGAGGCTAAGGCTTTCGCAAGCTATCTTCATGCGCTTGCCAAAGAGGGAAATGACGCACTAGAGGGGCTCTCCAAAGAGATTTTGGAGTGGGTTGAGGGCTTTGAGATTGACACTTTAGAGAAGCGCTTCAGGGGGATGGAGCGATTCTTGGAAGGAGAAAAAGAGTGA
- a CDS encoding RNA pyrophosphohydrolase: MSEPKQTKRHYRPNVAAIILSSKYPHACEIFIACRNDIKDAWQFPQGGIDSNESPKEALLRELEEEIGTKEVDIVAEHPEWVSYDFPETVAPKMYPYDGQTQKYFLVRLRHDSLVNLNTQEPEFSDYKFVSYENIFHHITYFKRPIYKQVLEYFKKKGYL; encoded by the coding sequence ATGAGCGAACCCAAACAGACCAAACGCCACTATCGACCCAATGTCGCCGCCATCATCCTCTCCTCGAAGTACCCTCACGCGTGCGAAATATTCATCGCCTGTCGCAACGACATCAAAGACGCGTGGCAGTTCCCCCAAGGGGGAATCGATTCAAACGAATCGCCCAAAGAGGCGCTGCTTCGAGAGCTAGAGGAGGAGATCGGCACCAAAGAGGTCGATATTGTGGCGGAACACCCTGAGTGGGTGAGCTATGATTTTCCTGAAACAGTCGCGCCCAAGATGTATCCTTATGACGGACAGACTCAAAAATATTTTCTTGTTCGGCTAAGGCATGATTCTCTTGTCAACCTCAACACCCAAGAGCCTGAATTTAGCGACTATAAATTCGTCTCCTACGAGAATATTTTCCATCACATCACCTACTTTAAAAGACCCATTTATAAGCAGGTGCTCGAATACTTCAAGAAAAAGGGATACCTCTAA
- a CDS encoding aspartate kinase: MLIVQKYGGTSVGDLDRIQNVANKVAKTKKEGHRLVVVVSAMSGETDKLLGYAKHFSQIPDPRELDMILSSGERVTSALLALALQAMGFKSISLSGRGAGMITDKSHSKARIDHIDTARIDSLLEDDTIVVVAGFQGITPDGEVTTLGRGGSDLSAVALAGALKADLCEIYTDVEGVYTTDPRIEPKAKKIDKISYDEMLELASMGAKVLLNRSVELAKKLNVNLITKSSFSDNPGTLITKEEEIMENPVVSGIALDKNQARVSITNVQDRPGIAAEIFGALAEANINVDMIVQTIGYDSLTDMDFTIPKTELESAKLVLKRFEGSVGGIEFDDNIAKVSIVGVGMKSHTGVASKAFKALAQDNINIMMISTSEIKISMIINLKYAELSVRTLHATYELDK, translated from the coding sequence ATGTTAATCGTGCAAAAATACGGCGGAACCAGTGTCGGTGATCTCGATCGAATCCAAAATGTCGCCAACAAGGTCGCCAAAACCAAAAAAGAGGGTCATCGGCTCGTGGTGGTGGTCTCAGCCATGAGCGGAGAGACCGACAAACTCCTAGGATACGCCAAGCACTTCAGCCAGATTCCTGATCCTAGGGAGCTGGATATGATTCTAAGCTCTGGCGAGCGCGTCACTAGCGCTCTTTTGGCATTAGCGCTTCAAGCAATGGGCTTTAAGTCCATCTCGCTAAGCGGACGAGGCGCGGGAATGATCACGGACAAAAGCCACAGCAAAGCCCGAATCGATCACATCGACACCGCGAGAATCGATTCCCTCTTAGAGGATGACACCATTGTAGTGGTCGCAGGCTTTCAAGGAATCACTCCCGATGGCGAGGTGACCACCCTAGGGCGCGGGGGAAGCGACCTGAGCGCCGTAGCCCTTGCAGGTGCCCTCAAGGCCGACCTATGCGAAATCTACACCGATGTCGAAGGAGTCTACACTACCGATCCAAGAATCGAACCCAAAGCCAAAAAGATCGACAAGATCAGCTACGATGAGATGCTAGAGCTCGCGAGCATGGGAGCCAAAGTCCTCCTCAACCGCTCTGTAGAGCTCGCCAAAAAACTCAATGTCAACCTCATCACCAAAAGCTCTTTTAGCGACAATCCCGGAACCCTCATTACAAAGGAAGAAGAAATCATGGAAAACCCCGTAGTCAGCGGAATCGCTCTAGATAAAAATCAAGCTCGCGTGAGCATCACCAACGTCCAAGACAGACCTGGAATCGCCGCTGAAATTTTTGGCGCACTGGCTGAGGCTAATATCAATGTCGATATGATCGTTCAAACCATCGGTTACGATTCTCTCACTGATATGGATTTCACCATCCCTAAAACCGAGCTAGAGAGCGCCAAGCTCGTGCTCAAACGCTTTGAAGGAAGCGTCGGAGGAATCGAGTTTGACGACAACATCGCCAAAGTCTCCATCGTAGGCGTGGGCATGAAGTCTCACACAGGCGTGGCGAGTAAGGCTTTCAAAGCCTTAGCTCAGGACAACATCAACATCATGATGATCAGCACCAGCGAGATCAAAATCTCCATGATCATCAACCTCAAATACGCCGAGCTCTCCGTCCGCACGCTTCACGCCACCTACGAGCTAGACAAGTAG
- a CDS encoding HobA family DNA replication regulator, with protein MQDLLKWTIETIRNDESMMSWLEERKFEWVPLAANTIRHLLEGYSVIVMTDSERSWFGSYIGASINKPQKNRPFLPIYNIKSIYPHVEYIKNEEDGALINDMLSISFKDQYIFWYIGKSEDRRAKLAFSKDDSFNWILDEGMQNSFVLSSSDDLLDMRLFQLYRIFDKTLSAALFGHVSLDI; from the coding sequence ATGCAAGACCTGCTCAAATGGACTATTGAGACCATCCGCAATGATGAGAGCATGATGAGCTGGCTAGAGGAGCGCAAGTTTGAGTGGGTTCCTCTAGCAGCCAACACTATCCGTCACCTCTTGGAGGGATACAGTGTCATCGTCATGACCGATAGCGAGCGGAGCTGGTTTGGGAGCTACATCGGCGCCTCTATCAACAAGCCTCAAAAAAATCGCCCCTTCCTCCCCATCTACAACATCAAATCGATCTATCCCCATGTGGAGTACATCAAAAACGAAGAGGATGGGGCGCTCATCAACGATATGCTCTCCATCTCCTTCAAAGATCAATACATCTTTTGGTATATCGGAAAGAGTGAAGATCGGCGTGCCAAGCTCGCCTTTAGCAAGGATGATAGCTTCAACTGGATTTTGGATGAGGGGATGCAAAATAGCTTCGTGCTTAGCTCCAGCGATGATCTTTTGGATATGAGACTTTTCCAACTCTATCGAATCTTTGACAAGACCCTCTCCGCCGCGCTCTTTGGTCACGTCTCTCTGGATATCTAG
- a CDS encoding DNA polymerase III subunit delta': MERPSGYILLTSNLAASIEELGAGGSNEHQKLFFKEEFLIDDSKEVIAQAYIASKEPVRVIIAAQNYNLYAQNALLKILEEPPKHISFILLATSKSSLLPTIRSRLPIIDHREPLSQNPFPLALSSLSLKEVYGFLKELTRENPSKEETKRLIESLLFACKEESLPLRAQDLELFGRAIVLAEQFERPAHIFLPLLLLLLQRKKSVRPKN; encoded by the coding sequence ATGGAGCGCCCAAGCGGATACATCCTCCTCACCTCCAATCTAGCCGCTTCTATCGAGGAGCTAGGGGCTGGAGGATCCAATGAACATCAAAAGCTCTTTTTCAAAGAGGAGTTTTTAATCGATGACAGCAAAGAGGTGATCGCCCAAGCCTACATTGCCTCCAAGGAGCCTGTGAGAGTGATCATCGCCGCGCAAAACTACAACCTCTACGCCCAAAATGCTCTTTTGAAGATCTTAGAAGAGCCTCCCAAGCACATCTCATTTATTTTGCTAGCGACCTCCAAATCTTCGCTCCTTCCCACGATTCGCTCGCGCCTCCCCATCATCGATCATCGAGAGCCTCTCTCTCAAAACCCTTTCCCCCTAGCGCTCTCCTCGCTCTCACTCAAAGAGGTCTATGGATTTCTCAAAGAGCTCACCCGCGAAAACCCCTCCAAAGAGGAGACCAAAAGGCTCATCGAATCGCTTCTTTTTGCCTGCAAAGAAGAATCGCTCCCCTTGCGCGCCCAAGATTTAGAGCTTTTTGGACGAGCGATCGTGCTGGCTGAGCAATTTGAGCGTCCCGCGCATATTTTTTTACCCCTTCTACTTCTTCTTTTACAAAGGAAAAAGAGTGTTCGTCCAAAAAATTGA